A window from Pseudomonas sp. Tri1 encodes these proteins:
- a CDS encoding urea transporter, which produces MPNPHCPDWANALLNGFSQIFLQRHPLCGLLCLLAILFSAPALFGGALLGGVAGLLTAQRRGYAKADRQAGLFSYNGILLGLLLSLALPWSALLPPLIIACAGLSAMLTQQWLKRTRGPRCLSAYTAPFVGLGWLLLSFTAPQSTPTSIEMTMPNLLAAHLSGLGQVMFLGQPVAGALIATGLLIANRRALGWALFGSAAGLAFTLLHHDTAQALSGLGGYNPALVALALSQQRRQPWLPLAGVLLALLLAPGFTALGLAPLTAPFILACWLIQATGRAWHQASLDAAPCALRGNHPRLR; this is translated from the coding sequence ATGCCCAACCCCCACTGCCCCGACTGGGCCAACGCCCTGCTCAACGGCTTCAGCCAGATCTTCCTCCAGCGCCATCCGCTGTGTGGTCTGCTGTGCCTGCTAGCGATTCTGTTCAGCGCCCCGGCCTTGTTCGGCGGGGCGTTGCTGGGGGGCGTGGCCGGGTTGCTCACGGCCCAGCGGCGCGGTTACGCCAAGGCGGATCGGCAGGCTGGGCTGTTCAGCTACAACGGCATCCTGCTGGGGTTGCTGTTGAGCCTTGCCCTGCCCTGGTCAGCGTTATTGCCGCCGTTGATCATCGCCTGCGCGGGTCTCAGCGCGATGCTGACCCAGCAATGGCTCAAGCGCACCCGTGGCCCGCGATGCCTGTCGGCCTACACCGCCCCCTTCGTCGGGTTGGGCTGGTTGCTGTTGAGTTTCACCGCGCCACAATCCACGCCCACGTCGATAGAAATGACCATGCCCAACCTGCTGGCCGCGCATCTGAGCGGACTGGGCCAGGTCATGTTTCTCGGCCAGCCGGTGGCCGGAGCGCTGATCGCTACGGGCTTGCTGATCGCCAACCGGCGCGCCCTCGGCTGGGCCCTGTTCGGTTCGGCCGCAGGTCTTGCATTTACCTTGTTACATCACGACACCGCGCAAGCCCTGTCGGGATTGGGCGGCTACAACCCGGCCCTGGTGGCCCTGGCCTTGAGCCAACAGCGACGCCAGCCATGGCTGCCGCTGGCCGGTGTACTTCTGGCACTGCTGCTGGCCCCCGGCTTTACCGCCCTGGGCCTGGCACCGTTGACTGCACCGTTCATCCTCGCCTGCTGGCTGATCCAGGCCACCGGTCGCGCGTGGCACCAAGCCAGCCTCGACGCTGCGCCTTGCGCTCTGCGGGGCAATCACCCTAGGCTTCGCTGA
- a CDS encoding ion transporter — MDSSNNWRERLYVMIFQSDTVAGRRFDSALLLIILASLVIVMLDSIDSVHKNYAPLLAAIEWGFTFIFIVEYGLRLYCSPKPLRYAFSFYGLVDLLAIVPGILALYYSDAQYLLIIRIIRMLRIFRVLKLSPYLKQANYLLAALRGSKQKIIVFLVSVSTLVTVFGTLMYVIEGPGNGFTSIPKGIYWAIVTLTTVGFGDIVPKTPLGQVVSSLVMITGYSIIAVPTGIFTAELATAMRGDQLKHDCPVCSKNNHEQGAAFCSRCGNALFKKLE; from the coding sequence ATGGACAGCAGCAACAATTGGCGTGAACGGCTCTACGTCATGATTTTCCAGAGCGACACGGTGGCCGGCCGGCGCTTTGACAGCGCCCTGTTGTTGATCATCCTCGCCAGCCTTGTGATCGTGATGCTCGACAGCATCGACAGCGTGCACAAAAACTACGCGCCCCTGCTGGCCGCCATTGAATGGGGTTTCACTTTCATCTTCATCGTCGAGTACGGCCTGCGCCTGTACTGCTCGCCCAAGCCCCTGCGCTATGCCTTCAGCTTCTACGGCCTGGTGGATCTGCTGGCGATCGTGCCGGGCATCCTGGCGTTGTATTACAGCGACGCCCAGTACCTGCTGATCATTCGAATCATCCGTATGCTGCGGATTTTCCGGGTGCTCAAGCTCAGCCCCTACCTCAAGCAGGCCAACTACCTGTTGGCGGCGCTACGGGGCAGCAAGCAGAAAATCATCGTGTTCCTGGTCAGCGTCTCGACCCTGGTGACGGTATTCGGCACGCTGATGTATGTCATCGAAGGCCCTGGCAATGGCTTCACCAGCATCCCCAAGGGCATCTATTGGGCTATCGTGACACTGACCACGGTGGGCTTCGGCGACATCGTGCCCAAGACACCACTGGGCCAAGTGGTGTCGTCGCTGGTGATGATCACCGGTTACTCGATCATCGCCGTACCAACGGGGATCTTTACCGCCGAACTGGCCACGGCCATGCGCGGTGATCAGCTCAAGCACGATTGCCCGGTGTGCAGTAAGAACAACCACGAGCAGGGCGCCGCTTTTTGCTCCCGTTGCGGGAACGCGCTGTTTAAAAAATTGGAATAA
- a CDS encoding sulfate ABC transporter substrate-binding protein, translated as MKNFFGASLLAVGLTFGSLAHAAPTLLNVSYDVMRDFYKDYNAAFQKHWQAEHNENITVQMSFGGSSKQARSVIDGLPADVITMNMATDINALADNGKLVPENWVTRLPNNSAPFTSATVFIVRKGNPKALKDWPDLLKDGVQVIVPNPKTSGNGRYTYLSAWGYVLKNGGDESKAKAFVGKLFKQAPVLDTGGRAATTTFMTNQIGDVLVTFENEAEMIAREFGRDQFEVIYPSVSAEAEPPVSVVDKVVEKKGSREAAEAYLKYLWSPEGQEIAAANYLRPRDPAVLAKYTDRFPKVDFLSVEKTFGDWRTVQKTHFNDGGIFDQIYSGQ; from the coding sequence GTGAAGAACTTCTTTGGCGCCTCACTTCTCGCCGTCGGCCTGACCTTCGGCAGCCTGGCCCACGCCGCCCCGACCCTGCTTAACGTTTCCTATGACGTGATGCGCGACTTCTACAAGGACTACAACGCAGCCTTCCAGAAACACTGGCAGGCCGAGCACAACGAAAACATCACCGTGCAGATGTCCTTTGGCGGTTCCAGCAAGCAGGCACGCTCGGTGATCGACGGGTTGCCGGCGGATGTCATCACCATGAACATGGCCACCGATATCAACGCCCTGGCGGATAACGGCAAACTGGTGCCCGAGAACTGGGTCACCCGCCTGCCGAACAACAGCGCCCCGTTCACCTCGGCCACCGTATTTATCGTACGCAAGGGCAACCCCAAGGCGTTGAAAGACTGGCCCGACCTGCTCAAGGACGGCGTGCAAGTGATCGTGCCCAACCCGAAAACCTCCGGTAACGGCCGCTACACCTACCTGTCGGCCTGGGGTTATGTGCTGAAGAACGGTGGCGATGAAAGCAAAGCCAAGGCCTTCGTCGGCAAACTGTTCAAGCAGGCTCCGGTACTGGACACCGGTGGCCGTGCCGCGACGACGACCTTCATGACCAACCAGATCGGCGATGTGCTGGTGACCTTTGAAAACGAAGCCGAGATGATCGCCCGCGAGTTCGGTCGCGATCAGTTCGAAGTGATCTACCCGAGCGTTTCCGCCGAAGCCGAGCCCCCGGTGAGCGTGGTCGACAAAGTGGTCGAGAAAAAAGGCTCCCGCGAAGCCGCCGAGGCCTACCTCAAATACCTGTGGTCGCCTGAAGGCCAGGAGATCGCCGCCGCCAACTACCTGCGCCCACGGGACCCGGCGGTGCTGGCCAAATACACCGACCGCTTCCCGAAAGTGGACTTCCTGTCGGTGGAAAAAACCTTTGGCGACTGGCGCACGGTGCAGAAGACTCACTTCAATGATGGTGGGATTTTCGACCAGATCTACAGCGGGCAGTAA